AGCAGCATGATGACGCCGAGCACGCCCGGCGATGTCTGGAAGCCCACCAGCGAGTCCGAGAACGTGGCGAACCCTGCGTGGCAAAACGCGCTGATCGACTGAAACACCGCATGCCACGCGGCCTGTTGCCAGGTCCAGTTCAGCCGGTCGAGACTGGGGAGCCAGATCAGAAACAGTAATATCGCTCCGATCGTCTCCGTGACGAACGTGAAGATGAACACGTCGCGGACGAGGTTCTGCCGGTTCACCTCTGGCGCAACACCTTGGCCACCCCCCGACATCGCCTCGTGCCGCAACGACATGCGGCGGCCGAACGCCACGATGATCAGGCTGGTGAACGCGATGATCCCCAACCCGCCCAGCTGAATCAGCACCAGGACGACCGCCTGTCCGCGGGGCGTGAAGAAGGTGGCCGTGTCCTCGACGATCAGGCCAGTGATGCACGCGGCACTGGTGGCGGTGAAGAGCGCGTCGAGCCACCCCATCGGCTCGGCGACGTACAGACCGGGGATCAACTTCAGCGCCAACGTGCCGAACAACACCAGCGTGGCGAACGACCCAATGAACAGTTGCGGTGGTGACAACAGGCGCCACAGCGACCGACGACGCCGGCCGGCGACTTCCCACTTGCGAAACAGGATGTTTGAGTTGTCCGCCACCAGTGATGTTTACCGATCGATCCAGTTAGCCACGGCTAGTTCTCCGAATCACCAGGATGGACGTGCCGCTTCAGGGACCATTTCCAAGCACTCATGAGCACGACGATCAGGCGTTGCCCTGCGCGCGGGTGAACACGCTGCCCGAACGTGCCAACGATCAGGATAAGTCGGCAAGTCGACGGGTTCAATGCGGGTCCGCGGGAAAGGGACAAGAAGGCAGCACGCCGGCAACGCGAATATTCCGAAGAACTTTGATAACGTTTACGCGGAGGCGCTTCTCGATGAACCATCTGACTGCTTTCATTTCGACCGTCGCGTTAGCGTCCGGCGTCGCATTCGCCGCCGAGCCCGGCCTGCCGATCTTTACGGCGGAGCAGCGCGCATCGCATTACGTCTGGTTCCCGAAGGACGGCGAACTGCTGAAGCCCGATCCTCGCGTGCGAATCGAGGCTGACGGATTGACGTTTCTCGACGTGCCCGCGACCGATGAGCCGCAGGAGTTCGGCTATCTGGCGACGCGACAGCCGATGCGGAACTACCGGGTGATGTTCGAGTACGAATGGGGCAAGAAGCGGTTTGCTCCGCGCGCCACGGCCCTGCGGGACAGCGGCCTGCTGTACCACATGCGTGGACCCGACGCGATATGGCCCAACTGCGCGGAATGCCAGGTTCAGGAAGGCGAGACCGGCGACACGTTCCTGCTATGGCAGAAGGGCGCGCCGTCCGCTTCGTCACACGTGGCGAACGGCGCGGACAGGAAGTTCGCACCGAATGGCGAATTGAAGGCAGGCATTCGCGGCCGCATCACTCGATCCGAAACCGCCGACACGTTGACGGGCTGGAACGAGGTTGAAGTAATCGTGGAAGGAGCGGCCGCGTCGCATCGCGTGAACGGGCGCGAGGTAAACCGGCTGTGGGACCTTCGCTGGCCAGAGGGCGAATCGGCCACGGAGGGGAAGTTGGCGCTGCAGGTGGAGGGGGCGGAAGTTCGCTACCGCAACGTGCGTGTAGCACCATTGAGTTGGCCGACCGATCACAAGCCGTTCCGCGTGCTGGTTTTCTCGAAGACGATGAAATTTCGCCACGATTCGATCCCGGATGCCGTCGCCGCAGTGAAAGCGCTGGGCGCGCAGTTCGGTTTCACGGTAGATGCGACTGAAGACGCCGCGGCGTTCGCGGCCGACAACTTGAAACAGTTCGCAGTCGTCATGTTCCTGAACACCACCGGCGACGTGCTGGCGCCAGAGCAGGAACGTGCGCTGGAACAGTTCGTAAAGGGCGGCGGGGGATTTGTGGGTGTGCACTCCGCGTGCGATACCGAATACGACTGGCCCTGGTACGGCAACCTGGTGGGCACCTACTTCAAAGATCACCCCAAGATTCAGGACGCCGTCGTGCGGCTGAATGCCGACGCCACGTCACCCTCCGCATCCATTCTTCCCCGCGAGTGGCCGCGGCGAGACGAGTGGTACAACTTCGTGAAGGCGCCGACCGGCGTTGACGTGGTGCTGACGCTCGACGAATCCACCTACGAGGGCGGCAAGATGGGTGCCCAACATCCGCTGACCTGGCAACACGCGTTCGACGGTGGCCGGTCGTGGTACACCGCCATGGGGCACACGAAGGAGACTTACCGCGAACCACTGTTCCTGCTTCACCTGCTCGGCGGTATCCAATACGCCGCGGGGCTACCGGCGCCCGGGCCGGTGCTCGACGTGCCGCGGTAGCGCCTGAGTTCGATCTGACCAACGGATGAAACCATCGATGACGAATCCCGTTTCCGTATTGCGCCAAACTGCTCTAATCGAGGGCATCTCGTTTCTGCTATTGCTCGGCGTCGCGATGCCGTTGAAGTACGCGATGGACATTCCGTGGCCGGTGAAGGTGGTGGGCTGGGCGCACGGCGTGCTGTTCATGCTGCTCTGCGTGTTCCTTCTGTGGACCTTGATCACCGCGCGCTGGCCGTTGGTGCGGTCGCTTATCGTCTTCGTATCGGCACTGGTGCCGTTCGGGCCGTTCCTGATCGACCGGCGGATGAAGGCCTACGCGGCCGAGTATGAGGCGACACGCCAATTGCCGGCTGTTTAACTTCCGACCGCTTAGATTAGTTCAGGCGGGCCCACAGCGACCGTTCTCCAGCGTGCGATCGAGGTTGTATGCGGCGCTGATCAGCGCCAGGTGTGTGAACGCCTGCGGGTAGTTGCCGAGCGCTTCGCCGTGCAGGCCGGTTTCCTCGGCGTACAGGCCGAGGTGGTTCGCGTAGCCCAGCATCTTCTCAAAGATCAATCGTGCCTGCGCCAGCCGTGCCTTGTCGGTTCGGCCGGCGCGAGTCAGCGCTTCAACGAGCCAGAACGTGCACATGTTGAACGTCCCCTCTTCGCCGGGCAGGCCGTCGTCGAACTGGCCGACGTTGTAGCGGTAGACGAGGCTGTCGGAGAGCAACCCGTCCTGCTGCGGTTCACGGCAGATCGCGTCCAGCGTCTTCAGCATGCGCGGATCGTCGGGCGTCATGAAGAAGACGAGTGGCATGATGAGCGTCGACGCGTCGAGCTGGTTGCTGCCGTAGTGCTGCACGAAGGCCTGTCGCTCGTTGGACCAGCCGCGTTTCATAATGTCGAGGTAGATCTCGTCGCGCACGCGCGTCCACGTGGCGCGGTCGGCCGGTAGCGAACGCTTCTCGGCCAGCCGCAGGCCGCGGTCGACCGCAACCCAGCACATCAACTTCGAGTAGACGAAGTGCTGCTTCCCGCCGCGCGTCTCCCAGATGCCTTCATCGGGGCGGTTCCAGTTCTTACAGACCCAGTCGACCAACTGCGACAGTTCTACCCAAAGGTCGTATGAAATCGGCGAGCCGTACTTGTTGTAGAGGTAGACGCTGTCCATCAACTCGCCGTAGATGTCGAGCTGAAGCTGTCCGTACGCGCCGTTGCCGATGCGCACCGGTTTGGCGCCGCGGTAGCCATCCAAGTGGTCCAGCGTTTCCTCGGTCAGCTTCTGTTCACCGTGCAGGCCGTACATGATCTGGAGGCCACCGTCCGGGTGCCGTTCGTGGCAGCGCTTCTCCAGCCACCCCATGAAGGCCGCCGCCTCTTCGGTGTAGCCGAGGCGCAGCAGGGCGTACAGCGAGAACGAGGCATCGCGGATCCAGGTGTAGCGATAGTCCCAGTTGCGCGAACCCGGGATCGCCTCGGGCAGGCTGCAGGTCGGCGATGCGATGATGGCGCCCGTTGGCTCGAACGTCAGCAGCTTCAGCATGAGCGCCGACCGATGAACCGTCTCGCGCCACCGGCCGCTGTACTTGCAGCGGCTGATCCACTTGCGCCAGTACTCGATCGTGCTATCGAGCAGGCGCTGCTCGAGATCGGGCTCGATCACCCGCCCACCTTGGCTCTCCGGATCAAGCGGCCGAAGGACGAAGGTGGCGCGATCGCCTTGCGATAGCTTCACGATCGCCTCAACCCCGCCGCGGTCCTGCTTCAGGTCGAGTGGAATCGAGGTGGTTAGTTCGAGGTCGAGCGACTTCGATCGGAAGATTGCCCCGGTACTGTGTAGTTCGGTGGTATGTGGGTCGCGAGCGTAGTTGAACGCGGGAATGCATTCCAACTTAACCTGCCCCGCGCCACGAATCATCTCGACGCGGCGGACGAGCTGGCGGAATCCGGGCTCGCCGCGCTTCAGGCCGACTGGCATGTAGTCGACCAGTTCGATCACGCCTTCGTCGGACAGGAACCGCGTGATCAGGACGTTCGTTTCCGGCCAATAGACCTGCTTACGCGTGTACTGCTCGATAACCGGGGCGACCTTGAAGTAGCCACCCTTCGCATCATCCAGAATGGCCGCGAACACGCTCGGCGAGTCGAAGTGCGGCATGCAGAGCCAGTCGATCGACCCGTTGCGGCCCACGAGCGCCGCGGTGTGCATGTTGCCAATCAGCCCGTAATCCTCGATCGCCAGATACGCCATGCAGGGAATGTAGACGGGGACGCTTCGCAGGTCAGTGCCGAAACCGAGAAAGCGCGACATATAGCCACCGGCGTGCCGGTGGTCGTCGGAAGTTTAAAGAGCGTTCAGTAGCTCGTGTAACGTCGATGCATCCTCGCGCAATTGGTGAGGATCGTCTGACCGAACGAACTCCAATGAAACGTGCCGCGCCGGCCCACCCATCCGCCCGAGCGCCGCGAAGTAGGCCCGCCACCGCTCCGCCCCTTCAGCTAAGGGCCACCGCGTTGCCGCGGTCGGCCACCAGTGGAATACGTGCACGTTGCGCAGGTGCGGCGACAGCATCTCGATGTCCGAAAGGTTCTGCTCGATCGTCAGCCCATGCCGTGGCTGCCAATACGTCGCCACGTTCGGGTGAGCCGCGGCCTGTAGAAGTTGCAGCGTCGTCTCCGGCGTGTCCGTCAACGTGTTCGAATGATACTCCAGGCTCACGCCGATTCCCTGTGCAGCCGCCAGCGTTGCAATTCGCGCCAAGTCCACGGCGACCGCCCGCCGATAGGCTTCATCCGCGTCGGCGGAAGACATCTTTCCCGCCCAAACACGTATGCTGGGTGCCTGTAGCGCCAGCGCGCTGTCCAACACCGCCTCAAACAATGGATTATCGTTGGCGATAACGCCCACGCGGTAGTAAGACCCATACGCGCTCGTGGTGATGCCGGCGTTGGCGCAGGCGCGTTGCACCTGTTGCGCAGCCGCCACGTCGCCGTGCGGCACATGGACGTCGCCACCCCATTCGATCGACTGAAGCTTCGCGTCGACCGCGAGACGTACCACATCGGTCGCTGAAAGCTTGCGGAACGTAATGGAGACCAAGCCGGGCACGAATTGTTGGTGCATGTGGTTACCCTTCGCGACTGCGCCGATATGCCGCCGGCGCGACCCCGGTCACCTTACGAAATTGCCGCGTGAAGAAGAAGACATCGCGATAGCCCAATTGCTCGGCGATCCGCTTAATCGGCAGTTGCGTCGTGCCTAGAAGTTCCTTCGCGTGATTGATGCGTGACGAAATCACGTAGTCGCGCGGCGACATCCCCATCACGCTCTGAAACTGCCGTCGAAACGTGCGCGGCGACATGCCCGCTTCATCCGCCAAGCGCGACTGATCGACCTCGGCCCCCAACTGCTGTGCCGTCGCCAGCACAGGGTCGATCCACAAGGGCAATTCGTTCGGCCGCGACCGCGCCTCTGCCAGTTCGGTCAGAATCGCCTCCAGCAGCAACGCGGCCCGTGCCACACCGAAGCGGTCATTCCGGCGAGACAGTTCCAGCAGTTCATCAAATCGCTGCGGATAGTCACTTCGCGGGTCGACCGACTGCGGCGCGATCGGAAACAGTCCCGCCGCCCGAAGGCGTTCGACGCCAGGACCGTTGAATGCAAGATACCGGTGCACCCACGTCTCGTGCCCGGCCGCGGGACCGAAACGAATGTGCGGGCCGGGATAGCTCGACCAGAACTTGCGGCCACTAATGCGGTGCGGCTCGCCATCGATGTGAAGATCGACCGCGCCACCGTCGGCCAACTGCAGCACGTTATAGTCGAACCGCTTATCGATTCGATGCACACACTCAGGCACAAACTGGCCAAACAAAAAGGTGATCGCTTCTGCCACGGTGGCCGAATAGTACAAAGATTGGCCTAACAATCCATGGGCGGGTGTGATTTCTGGGGTAAGGTTTGCTGCATCACCAGTCGCAAGTCGGACCAACAGGCGGATCGATCAGGAGCAAACAGATGGAAACGCGTCGCATCGGCATTGTCATGAACGGCGTCACCGGCCGCATGGGCACCAACCAGCACCTCATCCGGTCGATCCTGGCCATCATCAAGCAGGGTGGCGTGAAGGTCAGCGATAAGCTGACGCTCATGCCCGAGCCCATCCTCACCGGTCGCAGCGAGAGCAAGCTGAAGGACCTCGCCGAGGGCGTCGCCCAGCGCGAGATCGGCCGCAGCATTCCCTACACCACCGATATCGATGCCGCCCTGGGCGACAAGAAGAACGAGATCTTCTTCGACGCCAGCGGCACGCTGCAGCGGGCCGGGTTCATCGAGAAGGCCGTGAAGGCGAAGAAGGCCATCTACTGCGAGAAGCCGACTGCCACGGTGACCAAGGAAGCCCTGCGGCTCGCCAAGCTGGTCGAAGACGCCGGCCTGAAGAACGGCGTGGTGCAGGACAAGCTCTGGCTCCCCAGCTTCCGCAAGATCGCCATGCTGAAAGAGCTCGGCTTCTTCGGCAAGATCCTCAGCGTGCGCGGCGAGTTCGGATACTGGGTCTTCACTGGCATGGACCTCGACCAGCCCGCCCAGCGCCCCAGCTGGAACTACCGCGCCGAGGACGGTGGGGGCATGATGATCGATATGTTCTGCCACTGGCAGTACGTCATCAGCAACTTGTTCGGCCCAATCAAGTCGCTCGTGGCCTATGGCAACGTCGACATCGATCAACGCCGCAGCGAAGACGGCAAGCCCTTCAAGGCCACCGCCGACGATTCGGCTTACGCGATATTCCTGCTGGAAGATGGCACCGTCTGTCAGTTCAACAGCAGCTGGTGCACCCGCGTTCGCCGGGACGATTTACTGACCGTGCAGGTCGACGGCATCAAGGGCACCGCCGTCGCCGGCCTGCGCGAGTGCTACGTGCAGGGCGCCGCCGAGACGCCAAAGCCCGTTTGGAACCCCGACATCCCGCAGCCGATCGACTTCTACAAGGGTTGGCAGCCGGTGCCGAACAACATCAACTACGACAACGCGTTCAAGATCCAGTGGGAAATGTTCCTGCGCCACGTCGCGCTCGACGAGCCGTTCCGCTACACCCTGCGCGAAGGCGCCAAGGGCGTGCAGCTGGCCGAGCTGGGCATGCAAAGCTGGAAGGAAAAACGCTGGATCGACGTGCCGGCGATGTGATGCGGGAGGCGCGCGTGCTGGAACGGATTGACATTGATGACCTGGTCGGCCGCGCGCTGGAAACGGTCGCGCAGTGCCAGCTGGATGCGCCCGGCCGCTACAAGCGGTACGCCACGGCGCCCGCTGACGGGCGGGACGACCAGCTGAACGAGTACGGCGTGGCCGATGCGGCCAACCTGCTGTACACGCTGGGTCATTTTCCGCAGCAGGATGACGATGCGACCCGGCGCGGCTTCGTCAGCACGATACGCGAATTGCAGAACGCGGAAACGGGGCTGTGGCACGAGGCGACGCACCACGATTACCACTGCACGGCCCATTGCATCGCGGCGCTGGAACTGTTCAACGCGCAGCCATTGCACAAGCTGACGTCGCTTGGATGCTACGGCACGCCCGAGGGCATCCGTGGGCTGTTGGACGGACTGAGTTGGGTCGACGCGCCGTGGCGGGAATCGCATAAGAGCGCCGGCGTGTTTGCATCGCTCCTGATCTGCGATCCACAGAACACGGCCATGCGCGATGCCTACTTCGACTGGCTCGCGCAACAGTGGGACCCGCAAACGGGACTGCTGCGCCGCGACTGCCTGCCCGGGCAGGCCGAGGGATCGCGGCCGTTGCATGAGCACATGGCTGGCACGTTCCATTACCTGTTCAACACGGAAGCCGATCACCGCCCGCTCCCGCACGCGGCCGCATTGGTCGACACGTGCTTGGAATGGCACCGCACCGGCCAAGCCGCCCAGTTCGCGCGGTCCGGCGGCTTCATCTTCATCGATTGGGTCTACTGCCTCACCCGTGCCGTCCGCCATAGCGGACACCGATTCATCGAAGCGCGGGCAGCGCTTGCAGAGGCGGCACGCGTGCACTTTGATCTGCTTCGGTCGATCGACCTAACCCAGCACCATGCGTGGACCGACCTGCACATGCTGTTCGGCTGGACGTGCGCGTGGGCAGAACTGCAAGCTGCGCTGCCGGGAATCATCCGCACGCAGCGTCCGTTGCGGTTGGTGCTGGACCGTCGACCGTTCATCTAACAGAGATCGCATTTATGCCGGACCTGAAAACCTGTGCCATTCATACGATGACCCACAAGCCCTGGTCGCTCGCCGAGTGCTGCGAGCGCTACGCGGCAGCGGACATCGGTGGCATCAGCGTGTGGCGGAACGTGATAGAACCGATCGGCATCGCCGAGGCGGCGCGGA
Above is a window of Tepidisphaeraceae bacterium DNA encoding:
- a CDS encoding ThuA domain-containing protein translates to MNHLTAFISTVALASGVAFAAEPGLPIFTAEQRASHYVWFPKDGELLKPDPRVRIEADGLTFLDVPATDEPQEFGYLATRQPMRNYRVMFEYEWGKKRFAPRATALRDSGLLYHMRGPDAIWPNCAECQVQEGETGDTFLLWQKGAPSASSHVANGADRKFAPNGELKAGIRGRITRSETADTLTGWNEVEVIVEGAAASHRVNGREVNRLWDLRWPEGESATEGKLALQVEGAEVRYRNVRVAPLSWPTDHKPFRVLVFSKTMKFRHDSIPDAVAAVKALGAQFGFTVDATEDAAAFAADNLKQFAVVMFLNTTGDVLAPEQERALEQFVKGGGGFVGVHSACDTEYDWPWYGNLVGTYFKDHPKIQDAVVRLNADATSPSASILPREWPRRDEWYNFVKAPTGVDVVLTLDESTYEGGKMGAQHPLTWQHAFDGGRSWYTAMGHTKETYREPLFLLHLLGGIQYAAGLPAPGPVLDVPR
- a CDS encoding DUF3817 domain-containing protein; amino-acid sequence: MTNPVSVLRQTALIEGISFLLLLGVAMPLKYAMDIPWPVKVVGWAHGVLFMLLCVFLLWTLITARWPLVRSLIVFVSALVPFGPFLIDRRMKAYAAEYEATRQLPAV
- a CDS encoding glycoside hydrolase family 15 protein yields the protein MSRFLGFGTDLRSVPVYIPCMAYLAIEDYGLIGNMHTAALVGRNGSIDWLCMPHFDSPSVFAAILDDAKGGYFKVAPVIEQYTRKQVYWPETNVLITRFLSDEGVIELVDYMPVGLKRGEPGFRQLVRRVEMIRGAGQVKLECIPAFNYARDPHTTELHSTGAIFRSKSLDLELTTSIPLDLKQDRGGVEAIVKLSQGDRATFVLRPLDPESQGGRVIEPDLEQRLLDSTIEYWRKWISRCKYSGRWRETVHRSALMLKLLTFEPTGAIIASPTCSLPEAIPGSRNWDYRYTWIRDASFSLYALLRLGYTEEAAAFMGWLEKRCHERHPDGGLQIMYGLHGEQKLTEETLDHLDGYRGAKPVRIGNGAYGQLQLDIYGELMDSVYLYNKYGSPISYDLWVELSQLVDWVCKNWNRPDEGIWETRGGKQHFVYSKLMCWVAVDRGLRLAEKRSLPADRATWTRVRDEIYLDIMKRGWSNERQAFVQHYGSNQLDASTLIMPLVFFMTPDDPRMLKTLDAICREPQQDGLLSDSLVYRYNVGQFDDGLPGEEGTFNMCTFWLVEALTRAGRTDKARLAQARLIFEKMLGYANHLGLYAEETGLHGEALGNYPQAFTHLALISAAYNLDRTLENGRCGPA
- a CDS encoding TIM barrel protein, translated to MHQQFVPGLVSITFRKLSATDVVRLAVDAKLQSIEWGGDVHVPHGDVAAAQQVQRACANAGITTSAYGSYYRVGVIANDNPLFEAVLDSALALQAPSIRVWAGKMSSADADEAYRRAVAVDLARIATLAAAQGIGVSLEYHSNTLTDTPETTLQLLQAAAHPNVATYWQPRHGLTIEQNLSDIEMLSPHLRNVHVFHWWPTAATRWPLAEGAERWRAYFAALGRMGGPARHVSLEFVRSDDPHQLREDASTLHELLNAL
- a CDS encoding helix-turn-helix transcriptional regulator; the protein is MHRIDKRFDYNVLQLADGGAVDLHIDGEPHRISGRKFWSSYPGPHIRFGPAAGHETWVHRYLAFNGPGVERLRAAGLFPIAPQSVDPRSDYPQRFDELLELSRRNDRFGVARAALLLEAILTELAEARSRPNELPLWIDPVLATAQQLGAEVDQSRLADEAGMSPRTFRRQFQSVMGMSPRDYVISSRINHAKELLGTTQLPIKRIAEQLGYRDVFFFTRQFRKVTGVAPAAYRRSREG
- a CDS encoding Gfo/Idh/MocA family oxidoreductase, encoding METRRIGIVMNGVTGRMGTNQHLIRSILAIIKQGGVKVSDKLTLMPEPILTGRSESKLKDLAEGVAQREIGRSIPYTTDIDAALGDKKNEIFFDASGTLQRAGFIEKAVKAKKAIYCEKPTATVTKEALRLAKLVEDAGLKNGVVQDKLWLPSFRKIAMLKELGFFGKILSVRGEFGYWVFTGMDLDQPAQRPSWNYRAEDGGGMMIDMFCHWQYVISNLFGPIKSLVAYGNVDIDQRRSEDGKPFKATADDSAYAIFLLEDGTVCQFNSSWCTRVRRDDLLTVQVDGIKGTAVAGLRECYVQGAAETPKPVWNPDIPQPIDFYKGWQPVPNNINYDNAFKIQWEMFLRHVALDEPFRYTLREGAKGVQLAELGMQSWKEKRWIDVPAM